The Agromyces marinus genome window below encodes:
- the ftsE gene encoding cell division ATP-binding protein FtsE, with the protein MIRFDSVTKSYPGQTRPALDGVTVEILRGEFVFLVGASGSGKSSFLRLILKEEKPSAGRIHVLGQELRTISTRKIPYFRRSLGVVFQDFRLLPNKTVFDNVAFALRVIGKSRGYIQSAVPETLKLVGLDGKGKRMPHELSGGEQQRVAIARAIVNKPQILLADEPTGNLDPVTSAGIMTLLERINASGTTVVMATHEAGIVDQMQRRVIELSAGEVVRDERSAGYAVAGDGLGGDAESVDEGAVPADRAAAALAAIGTDAAADEQPDAEPDADGETGADGDVRADGDVRADGDARADGDSRAEEASAVAAAESAPEATVQSAAPKVSADVMRDAPPLYTEPEERDDVTDEAAEITAAATMPIEPLPGAEAGEPDAEPDAGPPGRPASPAGAKSAHLTLAERLGLRSPAGPRAGDDEQEVGPVK; encoded by the coding sequence ATGATCCGCTTCGACTCCGTCACCAAGTCCTACCCCGGGCAGACCCGACCCGCCCTCGACGGCGTCACGGTCGAGATCCTGCGCGGTGAGTTCGTCTTCCTCGTCGGCGCCTCGGGCTCGGGCAAGTCGAGCTTCCTGCGCTTGATCCTCAAGGAGGAGAAGCCCAGCGCGGGTCGCATCCACGTCCTCGGCCAGGAGCTGCGCACGATCTCGACGCGCAAGATCCCCTACTTCCGGCGCAGTCTCGGCGTCGTCTTCCAGGACTTCCGGCTGCTGCCGAACAAGACCGTGTTCGACAACGTGGCGTTCGCGCTGCGCGTGATCGGCAAGTCGCGCGGCTACATCCAGTCGGCGGTTCCCGAGACCCTGAAGCTGGTCGGTCTCGACGGCAAGGGCAAGCGGATGCCGCACGAGCTCTCGGGCGGCGAGCAGCAGCGCGTCGCCATCGCGCGCGCGATCGTGAACAAGCCGCAGATCCTCCTGGCCGACGAGCCGACGGGCAACCTCGACCCGGTGACGAGCGCGGGCATCATGACGCTGCTCGAACGCATCAACGCCTCCGGGACGACCGTCGTCATGGCCACGCACGAGGCGGGCATCGTCGACCAGATGCAGCGCCGGGTGATCGAACTCAGCGCGGGCGAGGTGGTGCGCGACGAGCGCAGCGCCGGGTACGCGGTCGCCGGTGACGGACTCGGCGGCGATGCCGAGTCGGTCGACGAGGGCGCGGTGCCCGCGGATCGTGCGGCCGCGGCGCTCGCGGCGATCGGGACGGATGCCGCGGCCGACGAGCAACCGGATGCGGAGCCCGACGCCGACGGCGAAACCGGTGCCGACGGCGATGTGCGCGCCGACGGAGATGTGCGCGCCGACGGAGATGCGCGCGCCGACGGAGATTCGCGCGCCGAGGAGGCTTCCGCCGTGGCGGCCGCCGAGTCGGCACCGGAGGCGACGGTGCAGTCGGCGGCGCCGAAGGTCTCGGCCGACGTCATGCGCGACGCGCCGCCGCTGTACACCGAGCCCGAGGAGCGCGACGACGTGACCGACGAGGCCGCCGAGATCACGGCGGCCGCGACCATGCCGATCGAGCCGCTGCCGGGCGCCGAAGCCGGCGAACCCGACGCGGAACCCGACGCAGGGCCGCCCGGTCGGCCCGCATCGCCCGCCGGGGCGAAGTCGGCGCACCTGACCCTCGCGGAGCGGCTCGGGCTGCGCAGCCCCGCCGGCCCGCGCGCGGGCGATGACGAGCAGGAAGTGGGGCCGGTCAAGTGA